One Cyanobacteria bacterium GSL.Bin1 genomic window carries:
- a CDS encoding methyltransferase domain-containing protein → MTIKERQQVQDYGENPIEVRDSDHYQNEYIEGFVEKWDELINWHARSSSEGEFFIKTLKEHGAKRVLDAATGTGFHSIRLIEAGFDVASVDGSVEMLVKAFENATRKDQILQTVHSDWRQLTRHIQERFDAVICLGNSFTHLFSEEDRRKTLAEFYSVLKHDGILILDQRNYDLILDEGFKSKHTYYYCGDNVKAEPEYVDDGLARFRYEFPDECVYHLNMFPLRKDYVRRLLHEVGFQEVTTYGDFQETYHQDDPDFYIHVARKD, encoded by the coding sequence ATGACTATCAAAGAAAGACAACAAGTTCAAGACTACGGTGAAAACCCCATTGAAGTCCGTGATAGTGACCACTATCAAAACGAATACATCGAAGGCTTTGTTGAAAAGTGGGATGAACTGATCAATTGGCATGCTCGCTCTAGCAGTGAAGGGGAATTTTTCATTAAAACCCTAAAAGAACATGGTGCGAAGCGAGTACTTGATGCGGCAACAGGAACGGGTTTCCACTCGATCCGTCTCATTGAAGCCGGGTTTGATGTAGCCAGTGTGGACGGTAGTGTTGAAATGCTCGTCAAGGCATTTGAAAACGCAACCCGTAAAGACCAAATTTTACAAACGGTTCACTCTGATTGGCGTCAACTCACCCGGCATATTCAAGAACGGTTTGATGCAGTGATTTGTTTAGGTAACTCCTTTACTCATCTGTTTTCTGAAGAAGATCGTCGCAAAACCCTCGCTGAATTCTATTCCGTCTTAAAACATGACGGAATTTTAATTTTAGACCAACGGAATTATGACTTAATTCTCGATGAAGGCTTCAAAAGTAAGCATACCTACTACTACTGCGGCGACAACGTAAAAGCTGAACCCGAATATGTAGATGATGGGTTAGCCCGTTTCCGTTACGAATTCCCCGATGAGTGTGTCTATCACCTTAATATGTTCCCGCTACGGAAAGATTATGTGCGTCGTTTACTCCATGAAGTAGGCTTCCAAGAGGTTACCACCTACGGTGATTTCCAAGAAACCTATCACCAAGACGATCCTGACTTTTACATTCACGTTGCCAGAAAAGACTAG
- a CDS encoding methyltransferase domain-containing protein: MTKADAVAKQAQDYYDSGSADGFYYRIWGGEDLHIGIYNTPDESIYDASVRTVERICSKISQWPAGTKVLDLGAGYGGSARYMAKHHGFDVDCLNISLVQNERNRQMNQEQGLADKIRVFDGSFEELPFENNSYDVLWSQDSILHSGNRRQVMEEADRVLKSGGDFVFTDPMQTDDCPEGVLEPVLARIHLDSLGSVGFYRQVAEELGWQFVEFDEQTHQLVNHYSRVLQELEAHYDQLQPECSKEYLDRMKVGLNHWINAGKSGYMAWGILKFHKP, from the coding sequence ATGACGAAAGCAGACGCAGTCGCAAAACAAGCACAAGATTACTACGACAGTGGTAGTGCCGACGGCTTCTACTATCGGATTTGGGGTGGAGAAGACCTCCACATCGGCATTTACAATACGCCCGATGAATCCATTTATGATGCCAGTGTCCGCACTGTCGAACGAATCTGCAGTAAAATCAGTCAGTGGCCAGCAGGAACCAAGGTCCTTGACCTTGGTGCAGGTTATGGTGGCTCCGCTCGTTATATGGCAAAGCATCATGGCTTTGACGTCGATTGCTTAAATATCAGTTTGGTGCAGAACGAGCGCAATCGCCAGATGAACCAAGAGCAGGGACTTGCCGATAAAATTCGCGTTTTTGACGGCAGTTTTGAAGAGTTACCCTTTGAAAACAATAGTTACGATGTCCTCTGGTCACAAGATTCGATTTTGCATAGCGGCAACCGCCGTCAAGTGATGGAAGAAGCCGATCGCGTCCTAAAATCAGGAGGCGATTTTGTTTTTACTGATCCGATGCAAACGGATGACTGTCCAGAAGGTGTTTTAGAGCCAGTTTTAGCTCGAATTCATCTTGATAGTTTAGGTTCAGTTGGGTTCTATCGCCAAGTTGCGGAAGAACTCGGTTGGCAGTTTGTAGAGTTCGATGAACAAACTCACCAGTTAGTGAACCACTACAGTAGAGTTTTACAGGAACTGGAAGCTCATTATGACCAATTACAACCGGAATGCTCGAAAGAGTACTTAGACCGGATGAAGGTGGGCTTAAACCACTGGATTAATGCCGGTAAGAGTGGTTATATGGCTTGGGGCATTCTCAAGTTCCACAAACCATAA
- the rnc gene encoding ribonuclease III, whose amino-acid sequence MRRSRELEKLVERLGLTDTTAVDWKLLDLALTHPSASSVANYQQLEFVGDAVVRLAASELLLETYPEAPVGDFAAIRSILVSDRVLAEFAESYGMDGFLLMAGSAAKNKAGARSRLADTFEAVLGALYLSTNSMNLIRPWLDPILKEKADQIRQDPARQNYKDALQEWTQAHYKVLPHYQVEETGHGYDDPERFTAYVWLQERYLGQGKGRSKKAAQQAAAQSAYQQLTQS is encoded by the coding sequence TTGCGCCGGAGCCGAGAACTAGAAAAATTGGTCGAACGGTTAGGATTAACAGATACTACCGCCGTTGATTGGAAATTATTGGATTTAGCATTAACTCATCCCAGCGCCTCTAGTGTTGCCAATTATCAGCAACTAGAGTTTGTCGGAGATGCTGTCGTCCGTTTAGCCGCGTCAGAGTTACTCTTAGAAACTTATCCGGAAGCGCCAGTGGGAGATTTTGCTGCGATTCGCTCAATCTTAGTCAGCGATCGCGTCTTAGCAGAATTTGCTGAAAGCTACGGGATGGATGGATTTTTGCTCATGGCGGGGAGTGCCGCCAAAAACAAAGCCGGGGCGCGATCGCGCCTTGCTGATACCTTTGAAGCGGTTTTGGGCGCACTTTACTTAAGCACCAACTCTATGAATTTAATTCGCCCTTGGCTTGATCCCATCTTAAAGGAAAAAGCAGATCAAATTCGACAAGATCCTGCCCGCCAGAATTATAAGGATGCGCTCCAAGAATGGACGCAAGCCCATTATAAAGTTCTTCCTCACTACCAAGTAGAAGAAACGGGACACGGCTATGATGATCCAGAACGGTTCACCGCTTATGTCTGGTTACAAGAACGCTACTTAGGTCAAGGGAAAGGGCGCTCAAAAAAAGCAGCTCAACAAGCAGCAGCTCAATCTGCCTACCAACAATTAACACAATCATGA
- a CDS encoding riboflavin deaminase → MNRPHTTVVLAMSADGKIADTARSAAEFSSRIDRAHLERQVAQADAILFGAGTLRAHGSAMSLRNSELISLRRQQQKPEQPIQIVCTRSGKIPTDIRFFQQKIPRWLLTTQKGAAFWQGQPTQYFEEMITPDASEDEINWRQALTTFTRKGIENLAILGGGELVAALFAEQLLDELWLTVCPVLLGGKDAPTPIEGIGLHSENKQNLKLLSVETIDQEIFLHYQVIPN, encoded by the coding sequence ATGAATCGTCCTCACACCACTGTTGTCTTAGCAATGAGTGCTGACGGCAAAATTGCAGATACAGCGCGATCGGCAGCAGAGTTTTCTTCTCGTATTGATCGCGCTCATTTAGAAAGACAGGTCGCCCAGGCAGATGCAATTTTATTTGGTGCAGGGACACTCCGCGCTCATGGCAGTGCCATGTCCCTGCGCAATTCCGAATTAATTTCGTTGCGTCGTCAGCAACAAAAACCAGAGCAACCGATTCAAATTGTCTGTACGCGATCCGGTAAGATTCCGACAGATATTCGGTTTTTTCAGCAAAAAATTCCGCGTTGGCTCTTGACGACTCAAAAGGGTGCAGCATTCTGGCAGGGTCAACCCACTCAGTATTTTGAGGAAATGATTACTCCTGATGCCAGTGAAGATGAAATTAACTGGCGACAAGCGCTAACAACTTTCACTAGAAAGGGCATTGAAAACTTAGCAATTTTAGGAGGAGGAGAACTGGTTGCTGCACTCTTTGCTGAACAACTTCTCGATGAATTATGGTTAACGGTTTGCCCAGTTTTGCTAGGAGGAAAAGATGCACCCACGCCAATTGAAGGGATCGGTTTGCACTCAGAAAATAAGCAAAACTTAAAACTACTGTCTGTGGAAACGATTGATCAAGAAATTTTTTTACATTACCAGGTCATCCCAAACTAA